CCGTACGAAATCATCGAGAACCAGTTTGTGAAGCCGGGCAAGGGCCAGGCTTTCAACCGCGTCCGCATCAAGAACCTGGTGACTGGCCGCACTCTCGAACGTACCTGGAAGAGCGGCGATACTGTCGAAGAAGCCGACGTGACCTACACTGAGATGACGTATTTGTACAACGACGGTTCCACCTGGTACTTCCTGGACAACGATTCCCAGGAAACCATGGAAATCCCGAAGGAATCCCTGAACGGCTGCGAAGTGTGGCTCCTTGACGGCGCTACCGTCGAAGTCACCTGGTGGAAGGACCCGAAGAGCGGTTCTACCTTGCCGATCGAAGTCATCCCGCCGACATTTGTCGACCTGATGATCGTGGAAGCTCCTCCGGCAGTGCAGGGCAACACCAGCGGTAACGTGATGCGCGAAGCCATCCTCGAAACCGGCGCCAAGGTGATGATCCCGCTGTTCATCGAGAACAACACCAAGATTCGCGTGGACACCCGCGACGGTTCTTACCTCGAACGCGCTAAGTAATATTACTTGCAAAATGTCATTCAAAATGCTCCTGGCTTTGGCCGGGGGCTTTTTTACGTTTAAAATAGTTGCAAGCTATGCGACAGCGAAAGGCTTGATTTCTTCGAGTTCTTTCGAAAGCCCTATCTTGAGATTTCGGATGTCGATGTCGTCTTGCAGGGAGATGAAATAGTCGTCGGATACGCCAAGAAACTTGGCAAGTCTCAGGGAGGTGTCGACGGTAATTCGCCTGCGGTCGTGAAGGATGTCCTGAATCCTGGAAACGGGAACGTTGATTGCCTGGGCGACCTTGTAGGCGGAAAGTCCCATGGGCGTGAAAAACTCTTCGTTCAGAATCTCTCCGATTGTCGGTGTTTTGATGTATTTTTTCATAAAAACTCCTAGTGGTAATCAACAATTTCAACGTTGTAAAACTGTCCTTCGTTCATTGTAAAGCAAATACGCCATTGGTCGTTAATTCGGATAGAATATTGCCCTTCTCTATCTGCAAAACTATGTATCATATAATATACCTATTTCACGTGTATATGTCAAGCGGGTATGTTTTTAGAAAACCTTTAAGGTGTCCCTATCTTTAAGACGGATAAAGGGGATAAAATGAGCCGAAAAATTTTGTTTATGCGCACTTTTTTACATTGCAGAAACATTAGATGTTATATTTAGTGCGGATAATAGGAGGAATATGTCGAATTTGTTCTCTAGGTCGTCTTTGCGTGCTAACATAGTGACTGTGGCAATGGCTGCTTTCTTTCTCGCGGCTTGCGGTGGCGATGGCAATAAAGCCAATGAACCGGACCCTTCTGCCGAGGCCGATTTTGTAGTGGATACTTTCGGCGATCTTTCTGTTTGCACCGGCAACCGCGAAGGCGCGACCGCCTACGTGAAAGACGAAGATCACGATTACATCTGCACTAACGGTGATTGGGCCATCGACACCAACGCCGATACTCGCAAAAAATCAAGCAGCAGCAAAGACAAAGCGAAATCATCCTCCTCGCGTCATTCCGAGGACTCTTCCTCTTCGCGTCATTGCGAGGACTGTAAGGACGAAGCAATCTCCAGCAGCAGTTCGGCGAAATCTTCATCAAGTTCAGTCACTTTGGCCACGCCCTGCAAAACCGAAACGGAAGACAACTGCGAATACGGCGAGTTGGTGGATGCTCGCGATGGTCAGACATACAAGACGGTGAAAATTGGTGATCAATGGTGGATGGCCGAAAATCTGAATTATAAAGTAGACAGCAGCTGGTGTGGCGGTGGACGCGTTGAAAATGAAGGAGACTGCTCCAAGTACGGTCGTCTCTACACTTGGGCTGCCGCAGTTGGTAGGTCTGAAGATGATTGTGGCTATGGCCATATTTGCAGCCTTTTCGGCAAGGTGCATGGCGTGTGTCCTGAAGGCTGGCTTTTGCCCGATACCACGGAATGGAGCAAACTGTTTACCGCAGTGGGCGGAGAAAGCGTTGCTGGCAAGATGCTCAAGGCGCAGACTGGCTGGGGCTGGAATAATTACAATGATTCAAGTGGTAACGGTACGGACGCCTACGGTTTCTCTGCGCTCCCTGCTGGTGGCAGA
This genomic window from uncultured Fibrobacter sp. contains:
- the efp gene encoding elongation factor P produces the protein MGTVSTNEFRKKLKIMVDGQPYEIIENQFVKPGKGQAFNRVRIKNLVTGRTLERTWKSGDTVEEADVTYTEMTYLYNDGSTWYFLDNDSQETMEIPKESLNGCEVWLLDGATVEVTWWKDPKSGSTLPIEVIPPTFVDLMIVEAPPAVQGNTSGNVMREAILETGAKVMIPLFIENNTKIRVDTRDGSYLERAK
- a CDS encoding HigA family addiction module antitoxin gives rise to the protein MKKYIKTPTIGEILNEEFFTPMGLSAYKVAQAINVPVSRIQDILHDRRRITVDTSLRLAKFLGVSDDYFISLQDDIDIRNLKIGLSKELEEIKPFAVA
- a CDS encoding fibrobacter succinogenes major paralogous domain-containing protein, coding for MSNLFSRSSLRANIVTVAMAAFFLAACGGDGNKANEPDPSAEADFVVDTFGDLSVCTGNREGATAYVKDEDHDYICTNGDWAIDTNADTRKKSSSSKDKAKSSSSRHSEDSSSSRHCEDCKDEAISSSSSAKSSSSSVTLATPCKTETEDNCEYGELVDARDGQTYKTVKIGDQWWMAENLNYKVDSSWCGGGRVENEGDCSKYGRLYTWAAAVGRSEDDCGYGHICSLFGKVHGVCPEGWLLPDTTEWSKLFTAVGGESVAGKMLKAQTGWGWNNYNDSSGNGTDAYGFSALPAGGRYNDGNFINEGLDAKFWSATEDNSDRAYYMSLFYHSDHAYLNNSLKRFAFSVRCLKDDP